A stretch of the Bacillus licheniformis DSM 13 = ATCC 14580 genome encodes the following:
- the cysC gene encoding adenylyl-sulfate kinase → MVNKDIVWHEASITKREYHEKNQHKSSIIWLTGLSGSGKSTIANAAARELFAQGYQVTVLDGDNVRHGLNKDLGFSDEDRKENIRRIGEVAKLFVEQGTIVITAFISPFKEDRGLVRQLVEEDEFHEVYVKCDLATCEERDPKGLYKKARNGEIPFFTGIDSPYEEPETPELVLDTGAHNREECKNQLVQYVKDQTK, encoded by the coding sequence TTGGTAAATAAAGATATTGTCTGGCATGAAGCGTCCATTACAAAACGGGAATATCATGAGAAAAATCAACATAAAAGCTCAATCATTTGGCTGACGGGCTTAAGCGGTTCAGGAAAATCAACGATTGCCAACGCCGCTGCGCGTGAGTTGTTTGCACAAGGCTACCAGGTCACGGTGCTTGACGGCGACAACGTCAGGCACGGGCTGAACAAGGACCTCGGGTTTTCCGATGAAGACCGGAAGGAAAACATCCGCCGGATCGGCGAGGTTGCGAAGCTCTTTGTCGAACAGGGGACGATCGTCATTACGGCGTTCATTTCTCCTTTTAAAGAAGATCGCGGGCTTGTCAGACAGCTTGTCGAGGAAGATGAGTTTCACGAAGTCTATGTGAAATGCGATTTGGCGACGTGTGAAGAGCGCGACCCGAAAGGCTTGTACAAAAAAGCGAGAAACGGAGAAATTCCATTTTTCACAGGGATCGATTCGCCTTATGAAGAGCCTGAAACGCCTGAGCTTGTTCTTGATACAGGCGCACATAACCGGGAAGAGTGCAAAAACCAGCTCGTCCAATACGTGAAAGATCAAACGAAATAA
- the cobA gene encoding uroporphyrinogen-III C-methyltransferase: MGKVYIVGAGPGDPDLLTIKALKAIQTADVILYDRLVNKQILQHAKEGADLIYCGKLPDYHMMKQETINHFLVKYAKKGKTVVRLKGGDPFVFGRGGEEAQTLAEHGVAFEIVPGITSGIAAAAYAGIPVTHREASSNVAFVTGHYQKEENFEEKWKALATGIDTLVIYMGIKNVKQIERLLIENGRDPSTPAAFIHWGTTDKQKTVLCTVETLAGTVESEKIENPSLIVIGDVVQFSSQLSWFEPELKDPALSEAL, encoded by the coding sequence ATGGGGAAAGTATATATCGTTGGGGCAGGTCCTGGAGACCCCGATTTACTGACGATCAAAGCTTTAAAAGCCATCCAGACAGCCGATGTCATTTTGTATGACAGGCTTGTGAATAAACAGATTTTACAGCACGCCAAGGAGGGAGCGGATCTCATCTACTGCGGAAAGCTTCCGGACTACCACATGATGAAGCAGGAAACGATCAATCATTTTCTCGTCAAGTATGCGAAAAAAGGGAAAACCGTTGTCAGACTGAAAGGCGGCGATCCTTTCGTATTCGGCAGAGGCGGCGAGGAAGCGCAAACCCTCGCTGAGCACGGGGTTGCTTTTGAAATCGTGCCGGGAATCACCTCGGGAATAGCTGCCGCTGCTTATGCGGGCATTCCGGTGACACACCGGGAAGCGAGTTCAAACGTTGCTTTCGTGACAGGCCATTATCAAAAAGAAGAAAACTTTGAAGAGAAGTGGAAAGCGTTAGCCACAGGGATCGATACGCTTGTCATTTATATGGGGATTAAAAACGTGAAGCAAATTGAAAGGCTTCTGATCGAAAACGGCAGAGACCCGTCAACGCCAGCCGCTTTCATCCATTGGGGAACGACAGACAAACAAAAAACGGTGCTTTGCACGGTTGAAACGCTTGCCGGTACAGTCGAAAGCGAAAAGATTGAAAACCCGAGCCTGATTGTCATCGGGGATGTCGTTCAATTCAGCTCGCAGTTAAGCTGGTTTGAACCTGAGCTGAAAGATCCGGCATTAAGCGAGGCGCTTTAA
- a CDS encoding sirohydrochlorin chelatase: MKQAILYIGHGSRLKRAQTEAAAFLESCKENMSAPIQEISFLELAAPDIETGFKACVEKGATHIAAVPLLLLTAAHAKRDIPEELARASSQYPSVSVAYGKPIGVDQEVVKAVFTRIEETGTPYEHARVVLIGRGSSDPDVKRDVYDICERLRDLTPVDEVIPCFMTACEPHYLDVFKQLKERDGKTTFIVPYLLFTGMLMNEIERETAKLKETNPNVVLTDYLGFHPHVKNAFLHRVEEAVINKAGRFDFTGASDAAAAH; encoded by the coding sequence ATGAAACAAGCGATTTTATATATCGGCCATGGAAGCCGTCTGAAAAGAGCCCAAACAGAAGCAGCCGCTTTTTTGGAGAGCTGCAAAGAAAACATGTCCGCCCCCATTCAGGAAATATCTTTTTTGGAATTGGCGGCACCGGATATCGAAACCGGCTTTAAAGCGTGTGTGGAAAAGGGGGCGACGCATATCGCGGCCGTGCCGCTTCTCCTCTTGACAGCCGCACATGCCAAAAGGGACATCCCTGAAGAGCTTGCCCGTGCTTCCTCACAGTACCCTTCCGTCAGCGTCGCTTACGGAAAGCCGATCGGCGTCGATCAGGAAGTCGTCAAAGCGGTTTTTACAAGGATCGAAGAAACGGGGACGCCATATGAACATGCAAGAGTCGTGTTGATCGGAAGGGGAAGCTCTGATCCGGATGTCAAACGGGATGTTTATGATATTTGCGAACGGCTGAGAGACCTCACACCAGTGGATGAGGTCATTCCCTGCTTTATGACAGCCTGTGAGCCGCACTACCTGGATGTGTTTAAACAGCTTAAAGAACGGGACGGAAAAACGACATTCATCGTTCCGTATCTGCTGTTCACCGGTATGCTGATGAACGAGATTGAAAGGGAAACCGCAAAGCTGAAAGAAACGAATCCGAATGTCGTGCTGACGGATTACCTCGGCTTCCACCCCCATGTAAAAAACGCCTTTTTGCACCGCGTAGAGGAAGCGGTTATCAACAAAGCCGGCCGCTTTGATTTTACAGGAGCATCAGATGCTGCCGCTGCACATTAA
- a CDS encoding precorrin-2 dehydrogenase/sirohydrochlorin ferrochelatase family protein, with amino-acid sequence MLPLHINMKGKAAVIAGGGKIAARRLKTVLAEGASATVISPEASEEMLGLINEHGIEWKKKKAEPGDFKNAFLIILATDDHEANKRLAASAAPEQLVNVASEAELGNVYVPKIINRGNITISVSTNGASPRHTIRLAGQIDDLIDDELVQEIDELFRKRRGLNP; translated from the coding sequence ATGCTGCCGCTGCACATTAACATGAAAGGCAAAGCCGCAGTCATTGCGGGCGGGGGGAAGATTGCGGCGCGGCGGCTGAAAACGGTGCTGGCAGAAGGTGCATCCGCGACCGTCATCAGCCCTGAAGCATCAGAAGAGATGCTCGGATTGATTAACGAACACGGCATCGAATGGAAGAAGAAAAAGGCGGAACCCGGTGATTTCAAGAATGCATTTCTGATCATTCTTGCGACCGATGACCATGAGGCAAACAAGCGTCTCGCCGCATCGGCAGCTCCTGAGCAGCTCGTCAATGTTGCGAGTGAAGCGGAGCTGGGAAATGTATATGTTCCAAAAATAATCAACAGAGGAAACATAACCATATCCGTCTCAACAAACGGAGCCAGCCCGCGCCACACGATCAGGCTGGCCGGACAGATCGATGATTTGATCGATGATGAGCTCGTCCAAGAGATCGACGAGCTTTTCCGAAAAAGAAGAGGCCTGAACCCTTGA